A single Aquisalimonas asiatica DNA region contains:
- a CDS encoding LPS-assembly protein LptD, whose amino-acid sequence MPLATPAIRNGLVAAALVTALGIHPLGADSGDDDTQWPLLSGDNGRWAGCIAPMDGARIDTARSAPSREGAEATVDADTLDYDGGIYSLRGDVELERADQQLRADAMRFDEREQRADALGDLRYRETGLLLGASQGFLLLDEDTGEMDQVRYLLPETLTQGEAGRIQLLDAGVSMAHDTTYSTCEPGNEAWMLRADRVRLDRDSGTGEAWHARLTVRDFPVAYSPYVNFPIDDRRKSGLLPATLRQSDRSGTDITVPYYWNIAPNYDATLAPRYLSRRGFMLGGEFRYLQPSFSGEVDGSYLPEDDRTGEDRWQLGLDHRHRFSPNVRGDLQLARVSDDQYFRDFGDSLRTSTTRHLRSRGRLRYDTYSLSGVASAEIYQTVDPTLGRSDRPYERLPRLQLDHRPGDGPLGLRLETDSELVRFDHPTPDERITGVRADIAPRLSRPFVGLAGFFTPAVTLRHTQYDLDSATNPATPDIDATDNENPSRTVPIASLDTGLVFERHFNAFDRSLRQTLEPRLFYLYVPERDQSDLPLFDTGEAVPGLFQFFSENRFSGRDRVGDANQVTGGLTSRFLSRETGQEFLRLGVAQVRYFDDRQVMLEGDPGAAEERDYSDVIAEARATLPNNLRASTEIQWNPDTERTSLSGVRLSYQPRPDSIITTSYRARRDVNDDLELEQRDINIAWPVHPRWHVLGGWRYSMLEDRTLESFGGLQYRDCCWSVRLLGRYYREEPTEEPERSIMLQFELRGLGSVGDDIQGFLEDSMFGYGRRR is encoded by the coding sequence GTGCCACTCGCGACACCTGCCATCAGGAACGGCCTCGTTGCCGCAGCGCTGGTCACGGCGCTCGGCATTCACCCCCTGGGCGCCGATTCCGGGGACGACGACACCCAGTGGCCGCTGCTCAGCGGTGACAACGGGCGCTGGGCCGGCTGCATCGCGCCCATGGACGGCGCCCGGATCGATACAGCGCGATCCGCCCCCTCCCGCGAGGGAGCGGAAGCGACCGTCGACGCGGACACCCTGGACTACGACGGCGGCATCTACAGCCTGCGCGGCGACGTGGAGCTGGAGCGGGCCGATCAGCAACTGCGGGCCGACGCCATGCGCTTCGACGAGCGCGAACAGCGGGCCGACGCCCTGGGCGACCTCCGCTATCGCGAGACCGGACTGCTCCTCGGCGCCTCGCAGGGCTTTCTCCTGCTGGATGAGGATACCGGCGAGATGGATCAGGTCCGATACCTGCTGCCGGAGACCCTGACCCAGGGCGAAGCGGGCCGCATCCAGTTGCTGGACGCCGGCGTCTCCATGGCCCATGACACCACCTACTCCACCTGCGAGCCCGGCAACGAAGCGTGGATGCTGCGTGCCGATCGCGTGCGCCTGGACCGCGACAGCGGCACCGGCGAGGCGTGGCACGCCCGGCTCACGGTGCGCGATTTCCCGGTTGCCTACTCGCCCTACGTCAACTTCCCCATCGACGACCGGCGCAAGAGCGGCCTGCTTCCCGCGACACTGCGGCAGTCGGACCGCAGCGGCACGGACATCACCGTGCCCTACTACTGGAACATCGCCCCGAACTACGACGCCACCCTGGCCCCGCGCTACCTGAGCCGGCGCGGGTTCATGCTGGGTGGCGAGTTCCGTTACCTGCAACCGTCGTTCTCAGGGGAAGTGGACGGCAGCTACCTGCCGGAGGACGACCGCACCGGGGAGGACCGCTGGCAGCTCGGGCTGGACCACCGCCACCGATTCAGCCCCAACGTCCGCGGTGACCTGCAACTGGCCAGGGTCAGTGACGACCAGTACTTCCGGGACTTCGGCGACAGCCTGCGCACCTCGACCACGCGGCACCTGCGCTCCCGCGGCCGCCTGCGCTACGACACCTACAGCCTCTCCGGCGTGGCCTCGGCGGAAATCTACCAGACCGTGGACCCGACCCTCGGCCGCAGCGACCGCCCCTACGAGCGCCTGCCCCGGCTGCAGCTGGATCACCGCCCGGGCGACGGCCCCCTCGGGCTGCGCCTGGAGACCGACAGCGAACTGGTCCGCTTCGACCATCCGACGCCGGACGAGCGCATTACCGGCGTACGGGCCGACATCGCGCCGCGGCTGTCGCGCCCCTTCGTCGGGCTGGCCGGGTTCTTCACGCCGGCGGTGACGCTGCGCCATACCCAGTACGACCTGGACAGCGCCACGAACCCGGCGACCCCCGACATCGATGCCACCGACAACGAGAACCCGAGCCGCACGGTGCCCATTGCCAGCCTGGACACCGGGCTGGTGTTCGAGCGCCACTTCAACGCCTTCGACCGCTCCCTGCGGCAGACGCTGGAGCCACGGCTGTTCTACCTGTACGTGCCCGAGCGCGACCAGTCGGACCTGCCGCTGTTCGACACCGGCGAGGCCGTTCCGGGACTGTTCCAGTTCTTCTCCGAGAACCGCTTCAGCGGCCGTGACCGCGTCGGCGACGCCAACCAGGTCACCGGCGGCCTGACCAGTCGTTTCCTGAGCCGCGAGACCGGCCAGGAATTCCTGCGCCTGGGCGTCGCCCAGGTACGCTACTTCGACGACCGCCAGGTCATGCTGGAAGGCGATCCCGGCGCGGCGGAGGAGCGGGACTACTCCGACGTCATCGCCGAGGCCCGGGCCACGCTGCCGAACAACCTGCGCGCCAGCACCGAGATCCAGTGGAACCCGGACACCGAGCGCACCTCCCTGAGCGGGGTGCGGCTCAGCTACCAGCCGCGGCCGGACAGCATCATCACCACCAGCTACCGGGCACGCCGGGACGTCAACGATGACCTGGAACTGGAGCAGCGCGACATCAACATCGCCTGGCCGGTGCATCCGCGCTGGCACGTGCTGGGCGGATGGCGTTACTCGATGCTTGAGGATCGAACACTGGAGAGCTTTGGCGGTCTACAATATCGCGATTGTTGCTGGAGTGTCAGACTGCTCGGCCGCTACTACCGCGAGGAGCCGACAGAAGAACCGGAGCGCTCGATCATGCTGCAGTTCGAGCTGCGCGGCCTCGGCTCGGTGGGTGACGACATCCAGGGCTTTCTGGAAGACTCCATGTTCGGATACGGCAGGCGGAGGTAA
- a CDS encoding peptidylprolyl isomerase, whose amino-acid sequence MDRHNTLRPTGLGLAALLLAAWLFTGTTPVVAQTLDRIVAVVNEDVILQSELEAEIATVHQRMQAQNQQPPPQDALIDQVMEQLIMERLQLAQANRMGIGVDDNTLNAAVQRIAQQNNMNLQQFRQAVAREGMDFAQFREDLRTDIKLQRLHQQQVQRQIEVTSRDIEEFLESSAGGADDMEFRVAHILLSVPEGADPEAAEEAEARAEELLTRLRDDGEDFATVAAEASDAQDALEGGDLGWRQAGELPSMFQDEVMSLSNGEIAGPIRSSSGVHIVKLVDSRSSDQEIVEQTRARHILIQPSEVVSREDARTRLESLRDRIEQGESFGDLARAHSDDQGSASRGGDLDWVSPGQLVPEFEETMDSLEPGEISEPFETQFGWHIVQVAERREHDSTQERRRAQAVQQIRERRSEETLENWLRELRDDAYVEVRLDN is encoded by the coding sequence ATGGACCGGCACAACACGCTTCGACCAACGGGCCTGGGGCTGGCGGCCCTGCTGCTGGCCGCGTGGCTCTTCACCGGAACCACACCGGTCGTGGCGCAGACCCTGGACCGGATCGTGGCAGTGGTGAACGAGGACGTCATCCTGCAATCCGAGCTGGAGGCCGAAATCGCCACCGTACATCAGCGCATGCAGGCCCAGAACCAGCAGCCCCCCCCGCAGGATGCCCTGATCGACCAGGTCATGGAGCAGCTGATCATGGAGCGCCTGCAGCTCGCCCAGGCGAACCGCATGGGCATCGGTGTCGACGACAACACGCTGAATGCCGCCGTGCAGCGGATCGCCCAGCAGAACAACATGAACCTGCAGCAGTTCCGCCAGGCCGTGGCCCGGGAAGGCATGGACTTCGCCCAGTTCCGGGAAGATCTGCGCACGGACATCAAACTGCAGCGCCTGCACCAGCAGCAGGTCCAGCGCCAGATCGAAGTCACCTCCCGGGACATCGAGGAGTTCCTGGAGAGCAGCGCGGGCGGCGCCGACGACATGGAATTCCGCGTCGCTCACATTCTCCTGAGCGTACCTGAAGGGGCCGACCCGGAGGCCGCCGAGGAGGCGGAAGCACGGGCGGAAGAGTTGCTGACGCGCCTGCGCGATGACGGGGAGGACTTCGCCACCGTCGCTGCCGAAGCCTCGGATGCCCAGGACGCCCTCGAGGGCGGTGACCTGGGCTGGCGCCAGGCCGGCGAATTGCCGAGCATGTTCCAGGATGAAGTCATGAGCCTGAGCAACGGCGAGATCGCCGGCCCGATTCGTAGCTCCAGCGGCGTACACATCGTCAAACTGGTGGACAGCCGGTCCTCGGACCAGGAAATCGTCGAGCAGACCCGCGCCCGGCATATCCTCATCCAGCCCAGCGAAGTGGTGAGCCGCGAGGACGCGCGCACGCGCCTGGAGAGCCTGCGGGACCGCATCGAGCAGGGTGAGTCGTTCGGCGACCTCGCCCGCGCCCACTCCGATGACCAGGGCTCGGCATCCCGGGGCGGTGACCTCGACTGGGTCAGCCCCGGACAATTGGTGCCGGAGTTTGAAGAGACCATGGACAGCCTGGAGCCGGGCGAAATCAGTGAACCGTTCGAAACCCAGTTCGGCTGGCACATCGTGCAGGTGGCGGAGCGACGGGAGCACGACAGCACCCAGGAGCGTCGGCGTGCGCAGGCCGTGCAGCAGATCCGTGAGCGCCGCAGCGAGGAGACCCTGGAGAACTGGCTCCGGGAACTGCGTGACGACGCTTACGTGGAAGTCCGCCTGGACAACTGA
- the pdxA gene encoding 4-hydroxythreonine-4-phosphate dehydrogenase PdxA, translating to MTQRPPVIALTVGEPAGIGPDLVVTLAARGELGDVVAVGDPDVLRERAGSLGIGPIDIHLLPTPDTPLRPGALNVLPVPVANPVTPGTLDPANGASVVEMLRLAGTGAHRGDFAAVVTAPVQKSVINAAGLPFSGHTEYFAELTGAPMPVMMLAAGDLRVALVTTHLPLRDVADAITADRLRTICTILDHDLRQVFGLSTPRILVCGLNPHAGEDGHLGREEIEIITPTLDALRHQGIDLHGPLPADTLFTPEHLTGADAVLAMYHDQGLPVLKHAGFGEAVNITLGLPIIRTSVDHGTALPLAGSGRARTGSLSAALDSARDMVRRARHAADRTLA from the coding sequence ATGACCCAGCGCCCCCCGGTCATCGCACTGACGGTCGGCGAACCGGCCGGCATCGGCCCCGACCTGGTCGTCACACTGGCGGCCCGGGGCGAGCTGGGGGACGTGGTGGCGGTTGGCGACCCGGATGTGCTCCGGGAGCGGGCCGGGTCGCTCGGCATCGGCCCGATCGACATCCACCTCCTGCCGACACCCGACACCCCCCTGCGACCGGGGGCACTGAACGTCCTGCCGGTGCCGGTCGCCAACCCGGTAACACCCGGCACCCTTGACCCGGCCAACGGCGCAAGCGTTGTGGAGATGCTGAGACTGGCCGGAACCGGCGCGCATCGGGGCGACTTTGCCGCGGTGGTGACGGCGCCGGTGCAGAAGAGCGTCATCAACGCCGCCGGCCTTCCCTTCTCCGGACACACGGAGTATTTCGCCGAGCTGACCGGCGCACCGATGCCGGTCATGATGCTCGCCGCCGGCGATCTGCGCGTCGCCCTGGTCACCACCCACCTGCCCCTGCGCGATGTGGCCGACGCGATCACGGCCGACCGCCTGCGCACGATCTGCACGATTCTGGACCACGACCTGCGCCAGGTGTTCGGGCTGTCCACCCCGCGCATCCTGGTCTGCGGCCTGAACCCGCACGCCGGCGAGGATGGCCATCTTGGCCGCGAGGAGATCGAGATCATCACCCCGACGCTGGACGCACTGCGCCACCAGGGCATCGATCTGCACGGACCACTGCCCGCGGATACCCTGTTCACGCCCGAGCACCTGACCGGGGCGGACGCCGTGCTCGCCATGTACCACGATCAGGGGTTGCCGGTCCTCAAGCACGCCGGCTTTGGCGAAGCGGTCAACATCACCCTGGGCCTGCCCATTATCCGCACCTCCGTGGACCACGGCACGGCACTGCCCCTGGCAGGCTCCGGGCGCGCGCGCACCGGCAGTCTCAGCGCCGCGCTGGACAGCGCCCGCGACATGGTTCGCCGCGCGCGGCACGCCGCCGACCGGACACTGGCATGA
- the rsmA gene encoding 16S rRNA (adenine(1518)-N(6)/adenine(1519)-N(6))-dimethyltransferase RsmA — protein sequence MSAGHRPRKRFGQNFLHDRHTIDRIVAAIAPRPGDAMVEIGPGRGALTVPLLRACGELEAVEMDRDLIATLQETCAPHGTLRLHQADALTFDVTSCHHGADLRLVGNLPYNISTPLIFHLLDTAHAIRDMHFMLQREVVDRMTAGPGSRIYGRLSVMTQYHCRVERLFTVAPGAFHPVPAVESAIVRLTPHPPGETSAEEAEQLARVVATAFAQRRKTVRKTLRGLLDEAALERCGVNPGSRPEALGLEAFRRLAAEASHP from the coding sequence ATGAGCGCCGGCCACCGTCCACGGAAGCGCTTCGGCCAGAACTTCCTCCACGATCGCCACACGATTGATCGCATCGTCGCCGCCATCGCCCCCAGGCCCGGTGACGCCATGGTCGAGATCGGGCCGGGTCGCGGCGCCCTCACAGTGCCACTACTGCGCGCCTGCGGCGAGCTCGAGGCGGTGGAGATGGATCGGGACCTGATCGCCACGCTGCAGGAGACCTGCGCCCCGCACGGCACGCTGCGGCTGCATCAGGCGGACGCCCTGACCTTCGACGTGACCAGCTGCCACCACGGCGCCGATCTGCGCCTGGTGGGCAACCTGCCCTACAACATCTCGACCCCGCTGATCTTCCACCTGCTCGACACGGCCCACGCGATCCGGGACATGCACTTCATGCTGCAACGGGAAGTCGTGGACCGCATGACCGCCGGGCCGGGCAGCCGGATCTACGGGCGCCTGTCGGTCATGACCCAGTACCATTGCCGGGTGGAGCGCCTGTTCACCGTGGCCCCGGGCGCCTTTCACCCGGTACCGGCGGTGGAATCGGCCATTGTTCGCCTCACGCCCCATCCGCCCGGAGAAACCTCCGCCGAGGAGGCGGAGCAGCTCGCCCGCGTGGTCGCCACCGCGTTTGCCCAGCGGCGCAAGACGGTCCGCAAGACGCTGCGCGGCCTCCTGGACGAGGCCGCGCTGGAGCGCTGCGGCGTAAATCCCGGCAGTCGGCCGGAAGCGCTGGGGCTGGAGGCGTTCCGGCGTCTGGCGGCGGAAGCCTCGCATCCATAG
- a CDS encoding universal stress protein, with protein MTPYNTILLAVDFTPDASRIAARARQLAYASEASLHLIHVVEHIPIDAAGEFLGPPQAELHQEMVTTAEERLLEYARAEGLETAQRTVAAGYTKQEILEHAETIAADLIVVGSHGRHGLALLLGSTANAVLHGAPCDVLAVRL; from the coding sequence GTGACGCCGTACAACACCATTCTTCTGGCCGTCGATTTCACGCCGGACGCCAGCCGCATTGCCGCCAGGGCGCGTCAGCTGGCCTACGCCAGCGAGGCCTCTCTCCACCTGATTCACGTCGTGGAGCACATCCCCATCGATGCGGCCGGGGAATTTCTCGGGCCGCCGCAGGCGGAACTGCACCAGGAAATGGTCACCACCGCGGAGGAGCGCCTGCTGGAATATGCACGCGCCGAAGGCCTGGAGACAGCGCAGCGGACCGTTGCCGCAGGCTATACCAAGCAGGAAATCCTCGAGCATGCGGAAACCATTGCCGCCGACCTGATCGTGGTCGGCAGCCATGGCCGGCATGGCCTCGCGTTGCTACTGGGGTCAACGGCAAACGCCGTGCTGCACGGCGCCCCCTGCGACGTGCTCGCGGTACGCCTGTAG
- the tal gene encoding transaldolase yields the protein MSTNPLKQLGTLGQSVWYDNIHRDMLTSGELARLVETDDLRGVTSNPTIFDKAISGGDTYDDAIAGALRDEPELSAGELFNHVAVADIRDAADVLRPVHDRTGGTDGMVSMEVSPALAHDTDGTVAEARRLWAWLDRPNVMVKVPATAAGVPAIETLINDGINVNVTLLFSLQRYAEVVDAYLAGLQQRARRGEPVAHVRSVASFFVSRVDTAVDPQLGGDNTALQGKAAIANAQCAYAHFESVFDGDRFADLRALGAQEQRLLWASTGTKNPDYSDIKYVEALIGDRTVNTLPPATYDAYKDHGAPRARIHDGIDEAPDTLAQLEAAGIDLRAVTDALEVDGVQAFLDSYNNLLRTLNDKAGTLAA from the coding sequence ATGAGCACGAATCCCCTGAAACAGCTGGGCACGCTGGGACAGAGCGTCTGGTACGACAACATCCACCGGGACATGCTGACCTCGGGCGAGCTCGCCCGCCTGGTCGAAACCGATGATCTCCGCGGGGTGACGTCCAATCCGACCATCTTCGACAAGGCCATCTCCGGTGGCGACACCTACGACGACGCCATTGCGGGCGCGCTGCGCGACGAGCCGGAGCTGTCGGCCGGCGAGCTGTTCAATCACGTGGCCGTCGCCGACATCCGCGATGCAGCCGATGTGCTGCGGCCGGTCCACGACCGCACGGGCGGGACGGACGGCATGGTCAGCATGGAAGTCTCGCCGGCGCTGGCCCATGACACCGATGGCACCGTGGCAGAGGCGCGCCGCCTGTGGGCCTGGCTCGACCGCCCCAACGTCATGGTCAAGGTGCCCGCAACCGCGGCCGGCGTCCCGGCCATCGAGACCCTGATCAACGACGGCATCAACGTCAACGTGACGCTGCTGTTCTCGCTGCAGCGCTACGCCGAAGTGGTGGATGCCTACCTGGCCGGTCTGCAGCAGCGGGCCCGCCGGGGCGAGCCCGTGGCTCACGTGCGCTCCGTGGCGAGCTTCTTCGTCAGCCGCGTGGACACCGCGGTGGATCCGCAGCTCGGCGGCGACAACACCGCGCTCCAGGGCAAGGCGGCCATCGCCAATGCCCAGTGCGCCTACGCGCACTTCGAGTCGGTTTTCGACGGTGACCGGTTCGCCGACCTGCGCGCACTTGGCGCGCAGGAACAGCGACTGCTGTGGGCAAGCACCGGCACCAAGAACCCGGACTACAGCGACATCAAGTACGTGGAGGCACTGATCGGCGACCGCACCGTGAACACGCTGCCGCCGGCCACCTACGACGCCTACAAGGATCATGGCGCCCCCCGGGCGCGCATCCACGACGGCATTGACGAGGCGCCGGATACGCTGGCGCAGCTCGAGGCCGCCGGCATCGACCTGCGGGCCGTGACCGACGCCCTGGAAGTGGATGGGGTCCAGGCGTTTCTGGACTCCTACAACAACCTCCTGCGCACCCTGAACGACAAAGCGGGGACGCTGGCCGCATGA
- the apaG gene encoding Co2+/Mg2+ efflux protein ApaG yields MTMDMSEQRYHIEVDVEPAYLDDESEPEEDRFVFSYTVTIRNMGDIPARLISRHWIITDANGEEREVRGEGVVGEQPHLEPGRGFRYTSGAMLETPVGSMHGTYELLADDGVTFTAEIPPFTLAGPRTLH; encoded by the coding sequence ATGACCATGGACATGAGCGAACAGCGCTATCATATCGAGGTCGACGTGGAGCCCGCCTACCTGGACGACGAATCGGAACCCGAAGAGGACCGGTTCGTGTTCAGCTACACGGTGACGATCCGCAACATGGGCGACATCCCGGCACGGCTTATAAGCCGCCACTGGATCATCACCGACGCCAATGGCGAAGAGCGGGAGGTCCGCGGCGAGGGCGTGGTCGGCGAGCAGCCCCACCTGGAACCGGGCCGCGGATTCCGCTATACCAGCGGCGCCATGCTGGAGACGCCCGTGGGCAGCATGCACGGCACCTACGAACTTCTTGCGGACGACGGCGTTACGTTCACGGCGGAGATTCCGCCGTTCACCCTCGCCGGCCCGCGCACGTTGCACTAG